The Phragmitibacter flavus genome has a segment encoding these proteins:
- a CDS encoding acyltransferase family protein, which translates to MGSFRLILALIVVAAHTMPANQLTLINGNLAVKIFFTVSGFYMALILSDKYQINSRVNLSLFYSNRCYRIFPALWTALILELVLAWGMEHGASIQWDMWVERCKQLSTEGRIDLLAVYGFCQVSGIGVDLMHLFSYQGGNGLVPVSGPVTTVGDWRGWSAFPMSHAWSISCELMFYLAAPFLVRVTTWKLLCFVILPTVVATHFIRLGPLWSAAIDFWVPFQAGYFVLGIVSWRLFRWTARMGFSRDKKSLTIVIVALITWLGLYRYWSEVSYRGAEIALFALILIALPILFHHTKSVKWDRFLGEFSYPIYLVHISVIRLTQVDEFKTYLEAGFISSAAHWLTVCAISGAISLIYMLAIDRRIEHWRQERLLQWHGHWSTSS; encoded by the coding sequence ATGGGATCGTTCCGACTAATTCTGGCACTGATTGTTGTGGCGGCTCACACCATGCCAGCAAATCAATTGACTTTGATCAACGGTAACCTCGCGGTGAAAATCTTTTTCACAGTGTCAGGCTTTTACATGGCGTTGATCCTTTCAGACAAATACCAGATTAATAGCAGGGTGAATTTGTCGTTGTTCTACTCCAATCGATGTTATCGAATTTTCCCGGCGTTGTGGACGGCACTTATTTTGGAACTTGTCTTAGCGTGGGGAATGGAACACGGGGCCTCAATCCAGTGGGATATGTGGGTGGAACGTTGCAAACAGTTGTCCACTGAAGGCAGGATTGATCTTCTGGCAGTCTATGGATTTTGTCAGGTCAGCGGCATCGGTGTGGATTTAATGCACTTGTTTTCGTATCAGGGTGGCAACGGGCTAGTTCCCGTTTCGGGGCCTGTCACGACAGTTGGCGATTGGCGGGGATGGAGTGCATTCCCAATGTCGCATGCATGGTCAATATCCTGTGAGCTCATGTTCTATCTGGCCGCTCCGTTCTTGGTCAGGGTCACGACTTGGAAACTTTTGTGTTTCGTGATTTTGCCGACCGTCGTAGCGACCCACTTTATCCGATTGGGGCCACTCTGGTCCGCCGCGATCGATTTTTGGGTTCCGTTTCAAGCGGGGTATTTTGTATTGGGAATTGTTTCGTGGCGCCTGTTTCGATGGACGGCCAGGATGGGTTTTTCCAGAGATAAAAAATCTTTGACGATCGTAATTGTGGCCCTGATCACCTGGCTTGGGCTCTATCGCTACTGGTCTGAGGTAAGTTATCGAGGGGCAGAGATTGCTCTCTTCGCGTTGATATTGATTGCACTTCCGATACTGTTTCATCACACCAAGTCGGTGAAATGGGATCGATTTTTGGGCGAATTTTCGTATCCAATTTATCTCGTGCATATCTCGGTTATCAGGCTGACACAGGTTGACGAATTCAAAACCTATTTGGAAGCGGGATTTATCAGTTCTGCGGCCCATTGGTTGACCGTATGCGCTATAAGTGGAGCAATATCTCTTATTTATATGTTGGCAATTGATCGTCGGATAGAGCATTGGAGGCAGGAACGGCTGCTCCAATGGCATGGCCATTGGAGCACTAGTTCGTAA
- a CDS encoding glycosyltransferase family 9 protein produces MWFWRSLFPRWRREPIHIWSVASGLGDEIMVLGAAQGLVKQFPQADITLHARHINVIGGGRGAVKIVEFTEGNLPSAGIGIRYQAKHRFPIIEQMGRELGVRLLEFPILLDEKYVVEQDVEVADDRIVIVVQTSASAWTLNKQWIGENWKSLIEMLPTEWAIVEVGNESVLRSPPRHPRFRTMVGATSINEYVATIRRASLFVGPVSSGMHLAHAFQIPSVIIVGGYELGNHPYPLAHQFGTKVKCAPCWLRTPCPYDRRCLREITPKMVVEEIHKILKKGSNTASGFAMKAI; encoded by the coding sequence GTGTGGTTCTGGCGTAGTCTGTTTCCACGCTGGCGTCGCGAACCGATTCATATTTGGTCAGTTGCATCAGGGTTGGGTGATGAAATAATGGTTTTGGGTGCGGCGCAGGGCCTCGTAAAGCAATTTCCTCAAGCTGATATCACGCTTCATGCACGACATATTAACGTGATAGGTGGAGGGCGAGGGGCAGTTAAGATTGTGGAATTCACTGAAGGCAATCTCCCGTCTGCGGGCATTGGGATTCGTTACCAGGCGAAACACCGGTTCCCAATCATTGAACAAATGGGAAGAGAACTGGGGGTTCGATTGTTAGAGTTTCCCATCCTCCTTGATGAGAAATATGTTGTTGAGCAGGATGTAGAAGTGGCAGATGACCGAATTGTTATTGTTGTTCAGACCTCTGCGAGCGCTTGGACGTTGAACAAACAGTGGATCGGGGAGAACTGGAAGTCGTTAATTGAGATGCTTCCGACAGAATGGGCTATTGTTGAGGTAGGGAATGAGAGTGTTTTGCGATCACCTCCCCGACATCCACGCTTTAGGACGATGGTGGGAGCTACGAGCATCAATGAATACGTTGCAACGATTAGGAGGGCTAGTCTATTTGTCGGTCCGGTATCCAGTGGGATGCATTTGGCCCACGCCTTTCAAATTCCCTCAGTTATCATCGTTGGTGGATACGAGCTGGGCAATCATCCCTACCCACTAGCGCATCAATTTGGAACTAAGGTGAAGTGTGCCCCGTGTTGGTTGCGCACTCCATGCCCCTATGATCGGCGCTGTCTTCGAGAGATTACACCCAAAATGGTCGTGGAGGAAATACATAAAATTTTGAAAAAAGGGAGTAACACCGCCTCCGGATTTGCAATGAAAGCAATTTGA
- a CDS encoding FkbM family methyltransferase has translation MSKLFSYFPKLILKRFNRTICYCSYPITGCHFRDDLRLVVGKDDPTCFDVGAHWGETIREYQSIFPECIIHSFEPARANLDVLAKLHRPPSVHVHPFALGDENGTSEFTLYEESVLNSFLQIDEAGPKASHQSIGTEKVKVMRLDQFAEDEGVAHIDLLKLDTQGFELAVLRGADRLLCDGRVKAILLELNFDALYQGQCRATEVMDFLQSRGYQLVDFYQKARRGHPLSWCNGLFVRVK, from the coding sequence ATGTCAAAACTATTTAGCTATTTCCCGAAGCTTATATTAAAGCGGTTTAATCGAACGATTTGCTATTGTTCTTACCCCATCACCGGTTGCCATTTTAGAGACGATCTGCGTCTGGTCGTTGGGAAGGACGATCCGACATGTTTTGATGTTGGAGCACACTGGGGTGAAACGATTCGAGAATATCAATCCATCTTTCCGGAGTGCATCATTCATTCGTTTGAGCCGGCTCGCGCGAATCTTGATGTATTGGCCAAGTTGCATCGACCTCCAAGCGTGCACGTTCATCCATTCGCGCTTGGCGATGAGAACGGCACCAGCGAGTTTACCCTATATGAAGAATCGGTTCTGAATTCGTTTTTGCAAATCGATGAAGCCGGGCCAAAAGCCTCGCATCAAAGCATCGGCACAGAGAAGGTAAAGGTTATGCGCCTGGATCAATTTGCTGAGGATGAAGGCGTGGCGCATATTGACCTTCTAAAGTTGGACACGCAGGGATTTGAATTAGCCGTTCTGCGGGGAGCAGATCGACTTCTTTGTGACGGCAGGGTGAAAGCCATTCTGCTGGAACTTAATTTTGACGCTTTGTATCAAGGACAGTGTCGTGCGACTGAGGTGATGGATTTCCTCCAATCCAGAGGTTATCAATTGGTGGACTTTTATCAAAAGGCCAGGCGCGGTCACCCTTTGTCCTGGTGCAACGGCCTATTTGTCAGGGTTAAATGA
- a CDS encoding glycosyltransferase → MNNESIVEIRVPTYRRPVMLERALRSLLLQDHIHWRAVVLDDSEGREGEEVVKRLHDERVVYQPNSSNLGRVLNINYAFRKAPFFEDTTYACVLEDDNWYDQRLLSSNVEVLNDAKARILVRNYRIIDLDEAGIETNTGREPMRDLYGDVGRRLELKERIEECFFGFGLGNLSYFWSLKSNLDLSMSGECYDVHVAETGRALAQEEDYWYEPEVHSNFTRFVCRMRTDSPAKQNQITAERLAKLSRIYFTRKLLRMLRGHTAMNLEGLLAQAIERRKSSDLKERLAESASLRFLLGSGGIYEWKQAVKTVALIALYHCQYTLQKKRSKRIC, encoded by the coding sequence ATGAATAACGAGTCTATCGTTGAGATTAGAGTTCCCACTTACAGGCGGCCCGTCATGCTCGAAAGGGCTTTGCGGTCACTGCTCTTGCAGGACCACATTCACTGGCGGGCAGTGGTTCTGGATGATTCCGAGGGGCGTGAGGGTGAAGAGGTGGTGAAACGCCTTCATGATGAGCGGGTGGTTTACCAACCTAATTCTAGCAATCTGGGGAGAGTGCTCAATATCAACTATGCATTCAGAAAAGCTCCGTTCTTTGAGGATACCACCTATGCATGTGTTTTGGAAGACGACAATTGGTATGACCAGAGGCTTCTGAGTTCAAATGTTGAGGTCTTGAATGATGCCAAAGCTAGAATTCTTGTTAGAAATTACCGAATTATTGATCTTGATGAAGCAGGAATAGAAACAAACACCGGGCGTGAGCCCATGCGTGATTTGTATGGAGATGTTGGTCGCCGCCTTGAGTTGAAAGAGAGAATCGAAGAGTGCTTCTTCGGTTTCGGCCTAGGAAACTTGAGCTATTTTTGGTCGCTGAAAAGCAACTTGGATCTCTCAATGAGCGGAGAGTGTTATGATGTGCATGTGGCAGAAACAGGCCGGGCCCTCGCGCAAGAAGAAGATTATTGGTATGAGCCGGAGGTGCATTCAAACTTCACCCGGTTTGTGTGCAGGATGCGGACCGATTCGCCTGCGAAGCAGAATCAAATTACTGCCGAAAGATTGGCAAAACTGAGCCGGATCTATTTTACGCGTAAACTCCTAAGAATGTTAAGAGGGCATACGGCCATGAACCTCGAGGGGTTGCTAGCACAGGCAATTGAGAGACGTAAAAGCAGCGATCTTAAGGAGCGGTTGGCTGAATCGGCGTCGCTCAGATTTCTTTTGGGTTCTGGAGGAATTTATGAGTGGAAGCAAGCGGTCAAAACAGTGGCCCTGATAGCGTTGTATCATTGCCAGTATACGCTTCAAAAGAAACGCTCAAAAAGAATTTGTTGA
- a CDS encoding glycosyltransferase, which yields MEDKKTHSELSVSIIIPAYNYENFIVRAIESALGQDHPEIEVIVVDDGSTDSTGMLAARFEPKVRLVSQRNQGLAGARNEGIARSKGAFIIFLDADDWMESFAVSQMVKKFAELPAEYGVVACEKNVIDRTGKVIVAGVADKKGEDVEVVWEDLVLSRPHKRFLPFALIKREVFERSGLFDVSYGRLGSEDREFFIRVSRSYRICRMNARLLNYTIHGLNMSADPNRQLPGMLKCLRAVKDSDVRPWRNILFWSKVHAFFHYQASGMYRDLPDHTKALKHIVASILRYPFPLSRKTYSLPHGTRLRRLWVCGRDCLLGLSNAGSV from the coding sequence ATGGAAGATAAAAAAACCCACAGTGAATTGAGTGTCTCAATCATTATCCCGGCATACAACTATGAAAATTTCATCGTCCGGGCGATTGAGTCTGCGCTTGGGCAGGATCATCCAGAAATAGAGGTGATTGTTGTTGATGACGGGTCGACAGATTCGACTGGCATGTTAGCGGCTAGGTTTGAACCGAAAGTCCGGTTGGTCAGCCAAAGAAATCAGGGTCTGGCTGGTGCCAGAAACGAAGGTATTGCTAGATCGAAAGGTGCATTCATCATTTTTTTGGATGCGGATGACTGGATGGAATCATTTGCTGTCAGTCAGATGGTCAAAAAGTTTGCTGAACTCCCGGCTGAATACGGGGTCGTCGCTTGCGAGAAAAATGTTATTGATCGAACCGGCAAGGTGATCGTTGCGGGCGTTGCAGACAAAAAAGGCGAAGACGTGGAGGTTGTTTGGGAAGACCTAGTTCTTTCGAGGCCACACAAGCGGTTTCTGCCCTTCGCTTTAATCAAACGTGAGGTGTTTGAGAGGTCGGGGTTGTTTGATGTCTCGTATGGGCGACTTGGTAGTGAAGACAGGGAATTCTTCATCAGAGTTTCCCGCTCATATCGGATCTGCCGAATGAACGCACGGTTGCTAAATTATACGATTCATGGTTTGAACATGAGTGCAGATCCTAACCGGCAGTTGCCAGGCATGTTAAAATGCCTTCGGGCGGTGAAAGATTCAGATGTTCGACCGTGGCGAAATATTTTGTTTTGGTCGAAAGTGCACGCCTTTTTTCATTACCAGGCATCCGGCATGTATCGCGACCTGCCTGACCACACGAAGGCTCTGAAACATATTGTAGCGAGCATTTTACGTTACCCCTTCCCACTAAGTCGGAAAACTTACAGTCTGCCACATGGAACAAGACTTCGTCGGTTGTGGGTGTGTGGAAGGGACTGCCTTTTAGGACTTTCGAATGCCGGATCCGTTTGA
- a CDS encoding putative nucleotide-diphospho-sugar transferase, producing MKRGIIYVATGSKHLSEALKSAASVRSVMPSIPMSIWTDQNLDSSHLFDQVFPAPSDELGRVAKMRAMANSPYEETLFLDSDTFMCSSCEDIFWPLKKYDIAISHEVYRNEYAFEEFPEAFPALNTGVVVYNNNEKTRAFFREWESNYMTTFRHKRKVDQPAFRYTLFHSDLMHYILPHEYNFRTNYPVVLGGFAVAKIIHDRSRNVEELGKLFGHDTGHPPVYFGPVTIKYFGAWIFHRLKTVAVRMNDLGYEGIWDAIIRRLRRLT from the coding sequence ATGAAACGAGGAATCATTTATGTTGCCACCGGCAGCAAGCATTTATCTGAGGCGCTAAAATCGGCGGCTTCGGTTCGCTCGGTCATGCCGTCAATCCCCATGTCAATTTGGACGGATCAAAACCTTGATTCTTCGCACCTCTTTGATCAGGTCTTCCCTGCGCCATCTGACGAACTCGGGAGAGTCGCAAAGATGAGGGCGATGGCCAACTCCCCTTATGAAGAGACCTTGTTTTTGGATTCGGATACTTTCATGTGCAGTTCATGCGAGGATATCTTCTGGCCCCTGAAAAAATACGACATTGCAATCTCCCATGAGGTTTACCGCAACGAGTATGCTTTTGAGGAATTTCCTGAGGCATTTCCTGCGTTAAATACCGGGGTAGTAGTGTATAACAACAATGAAAAGACCCGGGCATTCTTCCGGGAGTGGGAGAGCAATTACATGACGACATTCCGGCACAAGAGGAAGGTGGATCAACCTGCCTTTAGATACACCCTCTTCCACAGCGACTTGATGCACTACATTTTGCCCCATGAGTATAATTTCCGCACAAATTATCCAGTAGTATTGGGAGGATTCGCGGTAGCCAAGATAATTCATGATCGTAGCCGGAATGTCGAGGAGTTAGGGAAGTTGTTTGGGCATGACACTGGACATCCACCAGTCTATTTCGGCCCTGTAACCATAAAGTATTTCGGTGCTTGGATTTTCCATCGACTGAAGACGGTCGCAGTGCGAATGAATGACCTGGGTTACGAAGGTATTTGGGATGCAATCATTCGAAGGCTGCGGCGATTGACCTAA
- a CDS encoding class I SAM-dependent methyltransferase codes for MPEFTVEGKFISSDLGAKLEHTSVTSAQVELLLEAVRESNELGGPIIEIGSFRGVTTRSLALVAGLHREVVAVDPYLGEGGHEKDFCLFRQHTSNLRNVRHIRAASDQAFRIWNGAPISLVFIDAMHEYLHALYDFEAWGSLVQPGGFVAFHDVDLFSGVNFLCQHILASRPEWRPWAYAPNIAIFERRVVS; via the coding sequence GTGCCTGAATTCACTGTTGAGGGTAAATTTATTTCTTCTGATCTTGGTGCAAAGCTTGAGCATACCAGCGTGACATCGGCGCAAGTCGAATTGTTGCTTGAAGCGGTTCGTGAATCAAATGAGTTGGGTGGTCCGATTATTGAAATCGGTAGTTTCAGGGGGGTCACCACTCGTTCGTTGGCTTTGGTGGCTGGGTTACATAGGGAAGTAGTTGCAGTGGATCCGTATCTTGGTGAAGGGGGGCATGAGAAAGACTTTTGCTTGTTTCGGCAGCATACCTCGAATTTGAGGAATGTGCGCCATATCAGGGCGGCTTCCGATCAAGCGTTCAGAATTTGGAACGGTGCGCCGATAAGCCTGGTGTTTATAGATGCCATGCATGAATATTTGCATGCGCTCTACGATTTTGAGGCATGGGGCAGTTTGGTTCAACCGGGTGGGTTTGTCGCCTTTCACGATGTAGATTTGTTTTCGGGGGTAAATTTCCTATGTCAGCATATTTTGGCGAGTCGCCCGGAGTGGAGACCGTGGGCGTATGCTCCGAACATTGCGATTTTTGAGCGTCGTGTTGTATCGTGA
- a CDS encoding glycosyltransferase has protein sequence MYFEYNLARMLLGLGDLELKKLQQSYHLVFASSWSPTDYALLCLAGAKLTESLFVQVSNHQEEWQVKELHPNLISTGLLPCDWINPEVFTPKKFEERETDIIMVANWGEFKRHWEFFKALGELPDHLSVVLIGQKEGGRDMGYIQRLAQFYGVRQRLSFYESLGINEVSNHLCNAKVALIFSRREGGCVAAVEALFAGCALGMRADAHVGSAAHINRRTGLLLRPGHLGGDLLRLLELAPELEPREWAVESITHEITRARLNETVRNSEISAGRPWTHDLAQIEWRPYASYSRVVDQERFLPDYEFLNEVDPAVFGGLLEQFGGRRSVAVAKAG, from the coding sequence ATGTATTTCGAGTATAATTTGGCGCGGATGCTTTTGGGTCTTGGTGATTTGGAACTTAAGAAACTGCAGCAAAGCTATCATCTGGTCTTTGCCAGTAGTTGGTCGCCGACGGATTACGCGCTGTTGTGTCTTGCGGGGGCAAAGTTGACGGAGTCACTGTTTGTCCAGGTGAGCAATCATCAGGAGGAGTGGCAGGTGAAAGAATTGCATCCAAATCTGATCAGCACCGGTTTGTTGCCGTGCGACTGGATTAATCCCGAAGTGTTTACGCCAAAAAAATTTGAGGAGCGTGAGACGGATATAATTATGGTGGCCAACTGGGGTGAATTTAAAAGGCACTGGGAATTTTTCAAGGCGCTAGGGGAGTTGCCAGATCATCTTTCTGTCGTGCTGATCGGGCAGAAGGAAGGGGGACGGGACATGGGTTACATCCAGCGGCTTGCTCAGTTTTATGGTGTCCGGCAGAGGCTTAGCTTTTATGAGTCACTGGGAATTAATGAGGTATCGAATCATTTGTGCAATGCCAAAGTGGCGCTCATTTTTAGTCGCCGGGAAGGAGGGTGTGTAGCTGCGGTGGAAGCGCTATTTGCTGGTTGCGCGCTGGGCATGAGGGCGGATGCGCACGTGGGATCTGCAGCGCACATCAATAGGCGCACGGGATTGTTGTTGAGACCGGGCCATTTGGGCGGCGATCTATTGCGATTGCTTGAGTTGGCGCCTGAGTTGGAGCCGAGGGAGTGGGCTGTGGAATCAATTACGCATGAAATTACCAGAGCCCGGCTAAATGAAACGGTGAGGAATTCTGAAATTTCTGCCGGGCGTCCGTGGACCCATGATTTGGCGCAGATTGAATGGCGTCCGTATGCGAGCTATTCCCGAGTGGTGGATCAAGAGCGGTTTTTGCCTGATTACGAATTTTTGAATGAGGTTGACCCGGCAGTCTTT